The window TGAAATTTAAAGGAGGACGAGAAAGTGAATGGAAAACGTTGGGCAGCTTTGGGGATTGCAGCTGCACTATTAATATTTTCGGTTGTCATCAATACATTTACAACGATTTTTAGTAAAGATTTTCAAGCGACAATGGATGAATTTATGAATCCGACAGCAAATCTGGTATCAGAAGAAGTACTTGAGGAAGGCAATCTGATGAAGAAAATTGCGGTGCTGGATGTGAATGGAACCATTCAGGATACAGGGGAGGCATCCTTGTTTGCTCCAGTTGGCTACAATCACCAAACGTTTCTGAAAAACTTAGACCAAGCGAAAGAGGATGATACAGTAAAAGGCATCATCATTCGTGTCAATACACCAGGTGGCGGCGTAGTTGAAAGCGCACAGATTCATGATAAGATTGTAGAAATTCAGAAAGAATCGAAGAAGCCGGTTTATATTTCAATGGGATCTATGGCTGCTTCCGGTGGGTATTACATATCAGCTCCAGCAAATAAAATATATGCCAGTCCGGAAACATTAACAGGCTCTCTTGGGGTAATCATGCAAGGAATCAATTATGCAGGGCTCGCTGAAAAATATGGTGTCAAATTTGAGACAATCAAAAGCGGTGAATTTAAAGACATAATGAGTCCGTCAAGAGAAATGACAGAGGAAGAAAGAGCAATCTTACAGGAAATGATTAATAGCTCCTATAATGGATTTGTAAAAGTCATTTCTGAAGGCAGGGATATTCCAGAAGAACAGGTAAGGCAAATTGCCGACGGTAGAATCTACGATGGTCGTCAAGCAAAAGATTTAAATTTAATTGATGGCTTTGGTTATTTCGAGGATGTCGTCGATGTCATGAAAAAAGATCATAAATTAAAGGATGCACAAGTCATTCGATATACAGAAGAATTAGGATTTGCGTCACTTTTCTCCATGAGTGCCCGTAAGCTAATGGGGCAGGACGATATTGAACTTGCCGGTTTAATGAATTTATTATCACAGCGTAATTCACCACGATTAATGTACTTGTATGCAGAATAGGAG of the Bacillus tuaregi genome contains:
- the sppA gene encoding signal peptide peptidase SppA; amino-acid sequence: MNGKRWAALGIAAALLIFSVVINTFTTIFSKDFQATMDEFMNPTANLVSEEVLEEGNLMKKIAVLDVNGTIQDTGEASLFAPVGYNHQTFLKNLDQAKEDDTVKGIIIRVNTPGGGVVESAQIHDKIVEIQKESKKPVYISMGSMAASGGYYISAPANKIYASPETLTGSLGVIMQGINYAGLAEKYGVKFETIKSGEFKDIMSPSREMTEEERAILQEMINSSYNGFVKVISEGRDIPEEQVRQIADGRIYDGRQAKDLNLIDGFGYFEDVVDVMKKDHKLKDAQVIRYTEELGFASLFSMSARKLMGQDDIELAGLMNLLSQRNSPRLMYLYAE